From Chryseobacterium salivictor, a single genomic window includes:
- a CDS encoding ThiF family adenylyltransferase: MTKLFTMDRYLRNRIYLSNCEQQKLKNFSIVIAGSGIGSNIAECALRTGFEKICVIDGDLIEDSNLNRQNYTEDQIGTSKATALYERLKSINANAEISFINEFISIDNMPETGRYNAGINALDYTDKAPQIFDKSCFNSGIPVLHPYNVGWGGLVTVLPPDGPPLESIEKSSNFNEVDVVEYAASYQRYWQKPQIWLEEVINQYKHEELTLPPPQLAIGSWYVAAMCTHLLVKIATGRFYKKFPDFYLSSLFQEEDHGKDSILK, from the coding sequence TTGACAAAACTTTTTACCATGGACCGTTATTTAAGAAACCGCATTTACCTCAGCAACTGCGAGCAACAAAAATTAAAAAATTTCTCGATCGTTATTGCCGGGAGTGGAATCGGAAGCAATATTGCGGAATGTGCACTGCGTACCGGATTTGAAAAAATATGCGTGATTGATGGTGACCTCATCGAAGACTCTAATCTCAACAGACAAAATTACACTGAAGATCAGATTGGAACTTCAAAAGCTACCGCACTTTACGAAAGACTAAAAAGCATCAATGCGAATGCGGAAATCAGCTTTATAAATGAGTTTATAAGCATCGACAATATGCCAGAAACAGGGAGATACAATGCCGGAATCAATGCATTGGATTATACCGATAAAGCACCTCAAATATTTGATAAATCATGTTTTAACAGTGGCATTCCTGTCTTACATCCATATAATGTCGGTTGGGGAGGATTAGTTACTGTTCTTCCACCGGACGGACCACCTCTTGAATCAATTGAAAAATCCAGCAATTTTAATGAAGTGGACGTAGTAGAATATGCTGCAAGTTACCAACGCTATTGGCAGAAACCACAGATATGGCTTGAAGAGGTAATTAATCAATACAAACATGAAGAACTTACGCTACCACCACCCCAGCTGGCTATCGGATCGTGGTATGTCGCCGCTATGTGTACCCATCTTTTGGTGAAAATAGCTACAGGGAGGTTTTATAAAAAATTTCCGGATTTCTATTTGAGTTCTTTATTTCAGGAAGAAGATCATGGAAAGGATTCTATATTAAAGTAG
- a CDS encoding response regulator transcription factor, translated as MDEIHKFFSGKNTVDYLSEEEHAQSGNYLETLRAVSRLSYMSMYVIDYQRREFEYVSDNPLFLCNHTPSEVMAMGYAFYFKYVSKEDLEMLIRINEIGFEFFNRTPLQDRKNYSISYDFNLQTGKDKILINHKLTPIFITSEGKIWKALCVVSLSSNASSGNILLSKTGEDSFWELDLADGVWNKMDKSRLTERELQTVRLHAQGLTIGQIADRMCIAVDTVKFHRRKLFDKLHVKNMGEALAYVKNNKLL; from the coding sequence ATGGATGAAATACACAAGTTCTTTTCAGGAAAGAATACGGTAGATTATTTATCGGAAGAGGAGCACGCTCAAAGTGGTAACTATCTCGAAACCCTGCGGGCCGTCTCCAGGCTATCATATATGAGCATGTATGTAATCGATTATCAGAGAAGGGAGTTCGAATATGTGTCGGACAATCCACTTTTTCTGTGTAATCATACTCCGTCGGAAGTCATGGCGATGGGATATGCTTTTTACTTTAAATATGTATCTAAGGAAGACTTGGAAATGCTGATCAGAATAAACGAGATAGGGTTTGAGTTTTTTAACAGAACACCACTGCAGGATCGGAAAAATTATAGTATTTCCTACGATTTTAATTTGCAGACTGGAAAAGACAAAATTTTGATTAATCACAAATTAACCCCCATATTTATTACTTCCGAAGGTAAAATATGGAAAGCATTATGTGTAGTTTCTCTTTCTTCAAACGCTTCTTCAGGAAATATTTTACTTTCAAAGACAGGTGAAGATTCATTTTGGGAACTCGACCTAGCCGACGGAGTATGGAATAAAATGGATAAAAGTAGATTAACAGAACGGGAGCTGCAGACTGTTCGCTTGCATGCACAAGGATTAACAATAGGCCAAATAGCAGATCGAATGTGTATCGCTGTCGATACCGTTAAGTTTCATCGAAGAAAGCTTTTCGACAAATTGCACGTTAAAAATATGGGAGAGGCATTAGCTTATGTCAAAAATAACAAGCTACTTTAA
- a CDS encoding N-acyl amino acid synthase FeeM domain-containing protein has translation MIYDIEYYTMCHEKIDELIHFVINENHLHHREVLKAEDINSVRQILCAEEKQYFNSHIFVATSNNIICGSIRIFQKTATQILPIEKNFNINVEDLAGAGIPIYHIGRFAVSKGADKRGFRIFKTLMVLALNVATREKGGTVFAECDVKLLRTIRLLGIEAEAIGAPIHYLGSETIPIRLPWTGYQSFLNRNRDLLRNELGIFWQ, from the coding sequence ATGATATACGATATAGAATATTACACCATGTGCCATGAAAAGATTGATGAATTAATTCATTTTGTAATTAATGAAAATCATCTTCATCATCGTGAAGTTTTAAAAGCTGAAGATATAAATTCTGTAAGACAAATATTATGTGCTGAAGAAAAGCAATATTTTAATTCCCATATTTTCGTTGCAACGTCCAATAATATCATTTGTGGGAGCATCAGAATATTCCAAAAAACAGCTACCCAAATTTTACCTATAGAAAAAAATTTTAATATTAATGTTGAAGATTTAGCTGGTGCGGGAATACCCATTTACCATATTGGCAGATTCGCAGTATCCAAAGGAGCAGACAAGAGAGGCTTCCGTATCTTCAAAACGCTTATGGTACTGGCTCTGAATGTTGCGACGCGGGAAAAAGGCGGAACTGTTTTCGCAGAATGTGACGTGAAATTATTGCGGACCATCCGGCTTCTGGGGATAGAAGCTGAAGCCATCGGCGCTCCCATTCACTATCTGGGATCAGAGACGATACCGATCCGATTACCCTGGACGGGCTATCAAAGTTTTCTGAACAGAAACAGGGATCTGCTGCGTAACGAATTGGGAATATTCTGGCAATAG
- a CDS encoding MauE/DoxX family redox-associated membrane protein, which translates to MKTLINKLAIYASYAFILLFTYAAGSKMLDFENFQVQLAQSPLLSAYAGFISYAVIIIEVMIAGVLADPKVRRIGLYASFGLMVAFTVYIFLILKYSDFVPCSCGGILEKMGWTEHLIFNAVCVVLALITSVFMGKERAHGWSRIAAAALIAVFSAGSMVALFLSSEYIMKKENNFTRRFPHHPILEEQSFDLGVNSFYFVGNHKGDLYLGNPSNPFRIFKLDSLMQKMDTINLNPGSNFRFKNLRYCIVQGNLYGFDGTVPVIYSQSLDSLSMPLVVRSSNQVYFDQLVAVSPSQYLLRVEDYASKRLGIASLSLLEKPQVAINQTLLSNKADGGFEGDGKLLYDTALGDIYYMFYYKNTILKLNASAKIVRKMKTIDPYDKPALKVKKLKDGRSKMNQPSLLINRNMMAYKGLLFNHANLIGKYESKDLWKKNSVIDVYMTSSGGYWGSFYVQHRKKNKMSQMLMTDHYFYIISGNEIVRYRCAQTLTSSFIQRE; encoded by the coding sequence ATGAAAACCTTAATTAACAAATTGGCTATATACGCATCGTACGCTTTTATTTTACTTTTTACGTATGCAGCGGGAAGTAAAATGTTGGATTTTGAAAATTTCCAGGTTCAGTTGGCGCAGTCGCCTCTGCTGAGTGCGTATGCAGGATTTATTTCCTATGCGGTCATCATTATCGAAGTGATGATTGCAGGAGTACTCGCTGATCCAAAAGTAAGACGGATAGGACTGTACGCTTCATTTGGACTCATGGTAGCCTTTACGGTTTATATATTTCTGATTTTGAAGTACAGTGATTTTGTACCGTGTTCCTGCGGAGGAATATTGGAGAAAATGGGCTGGACAGAGCATTTGATTTTCAATGCAGTGTGCGTTGTTTTGGCATTAATAACAAGTGTTTTCATGGGGAAAGAACGGGCGCACGGCTGGAGCCGTATCGCTGCAGCGGCACTCATCGCAGTGTTTTCAGCGGGCAGCATGGTCGCCCTGTTTCTTTCTTCTGAGTATATCATGAAAAAGGAGAATAATTTTACGAGGAGATTTCCGCATCATCCCATTTTGGAGGAGCAGTCTTTCGATCTGGGTGTAAACTCGTTTTATTTTGTGGGAAACCATAAGGGTGATCTTTATCTGGGAAATCCAAGCAATCCGTTCAGAATTTTTAAGTTAGATTCTCTTATGCAAAAAATGGATACGATTAATCTTAATCCAGGCTCTAATTTTAGGTTCAAAAATTTAAGGTATTGCATTGTACAAGGGAATCTCTATGGTTTTGACGGAACAGTTCCAGTTATTTACAGCCAGTCACTCGATTCTCTTTCTATGCCACTTGTTGTAAGGAGTAGTAATCAAGTTTACTTTGATCAACTGGTCGCTGTTTCCCCTTCGCAATATCTGTTGCGTGTGGAAGATTATGCTTCGAAGAGATTGGGAATTGCGTCACTGTCACTACTTGAAAAACCACAGGTTGCCATTAATCAGACCCTTCTGAGCAATAAAGCCGACGGTGGATTTGAGGGAGACGGTAAGCTTTTATATGATACTGCCTTAGGCGATATCTATTATATGTTCTACTATAAAAACACGATCCTTAAACTGAATGCAAGCGCGAAAATTGTTCGGAAGATGAAGACCATTGATCCTTATGATAAGCCAGCACTGAAAGTTAAAAAATTAAAAGACGGGCGGTCGAAGATGAATCAACCCTCGCTTTTAATCAATAGAAATATGATGGCTTATAAAGGGTTACTTTTCAATCATGCGAATTTGATAGGAAAGTATGAATCTAAAGATTTATGGAAAAAAAATAGTGTCATCGATGTATATATGACATCGTCTGGAGGCTATTGGGGAAGTTTTTATGTTCAGCATCGTAAAAAGAATAAAATGTCTCAAATGCTTATGACTGATCATTATTTTTACATTATTTCTGGAAATGAAATTGTACGGTACCGTTGTGCGCAGACGCTGACCAGCAGTTTCATTCAGAGGGAGTAG
- a CDS encoding DUF6520 family protein, whose protein sequence is MKNLKALLLPAVMVLAGAGSAYASHVTKDDAKSVQPGYAYHFGEEEECINVGKTCDTTGTIICTADVGMGSEPLYQLNGTSCPDKLFERVQQ, encoded by the coding sequence ATGAAAAATTTAAAGGCGCTCTTATTGCCAGCTGTAATGGTATTGGCAGGAGCAGGAAGCGCATATGCGTCTCATGTTACAAAAGATGATGCAAAATCGGTACAACCAGGTTATGCTTATCATTTTGGCGAAGAGGAAGAATGTATTAACGTTGGTAAAACATGTGATACCACTGGAACTATAATCTGTACAGCAGATGTAGGTATGGGTAGTGAACCCCTTTATCAACTGAACGGAACCAGCTGTCCGGATAAACTATTTGAAAGAGTACAACAATAA